Proteins co-encoded in one Klebsiella michiganensis genomic window:
- a CDS encoding DNA polymerase: protein MTTQEIACAGAPSHESVTWHSIDWAACHREVRRLQARIVKATREGKHGKVKALQWILTHSFSGKALAVRRVTENQGKKTPGVDGITWSTPEAKSQAMLSIKRRGYRPQPLKRVYIPKANGKMRPLGIPTMRDRAMQALYLLALEPVAETTADGRSFGFRPERSTADAIEQCFTALSKKVAPQWVLEGDIKGCFDNISHDWLMGHVPTDREILRKWLKAGYMEDRQLFPTEAGTPQGGIISPTLANLVLDGLEAKLDAAFGRKRYANGVQTRLMVNYVRYADDFIVTGRSKELLEQEVMPIIEDFMRERGLTLSPEKTKITHIDEGFDFLGQNVRKYNGKLLIKPSKANVATFLEKVRSAVKGNKALDQPRLIRMLNPMIQGWANYHQHVVSKATFARVDHEIWRVLWQWAVRRHPQKSSVWIKQRYFHSVGTRNWVFAAATGERFPDGNPILSSLRKATDTPIRRHRPIKLEANPFDPTWETYFEERVSLKMQNSLRGRKKLINLWLAQDRRCPICQELITQETGWHVHHIIRRVDGGKDGNTNLIMVHPNCHNQIHVNGLKVVKPVRESGL, encoded by the coding sequence ATGACTACGCAAGAAATTGCTTGCGCGGGTGCGCCCTCACACGAATCGGTCACATGGCACAGCATCGACTGGGCTGCGTGTCACCGTGAAGTGCGAAGGCTCCAGGCGCGTATCGTAAAGGCGACTCGGGAAGGAAAACACGGCAAGGTGAAAGCCCTGCAGTGGATTCTGACCCACTCGTTCAGCGGCAAAGCATTGGCCGTCAGACGAGTCACCGAGAACCAAGGTAAGAAGACGCCGGGCGTGGATGGCATCACATGGTCCACCCCGGAAGCCAAGTCTCAAGCCATGTTGTCAATCAAGCGGCGCGGGTATCGTCCCCAACCGCTGAAGCGTGTCTATATTCCTAAAGCCAATGGGAAGATGCGGCCGCTGGGTATCCCGACCATGAGAGACAGGGCGATGCAGGCGCTATACCTGCTGGCTCTTGAACCCGTGGCCGAGACCACAGCGGACGGACGCTCGTTTGGGTTCCGACCGGAGAGGTCCACGGCGGACGCCATCGAACAGTGCTTCACGGCACTGTCCAAGAAGGTGGCACCGCAGTGGGTTCTCGAAGGCGACATCAAGGGCTGCTTCGACAACATCAGCCATGACTGGCTCATGGGTCATGTACCGACGGATCGCGAGATTCTGAGGAAGTGGCTCAAGGCCGGATACATGGAAGATCGGCAACTTTTTCCAACAGAAGCTGGTACCCCGCAAGGGGGCATCATCTCGCCAACTCTGGCGAATCTCGTCCTCGACGGGCTGGAAGCCAAACTGGATGCTGCGTTCGGAAGAAAGCGGTACGCCAACGGTGTACAGACCCGTTTGATGGTCAACTATGTGCGGTATGCGGACGACTTCATCGTGACAGGACGCTCGAAAGAGCTACTGGAACAGGAGGTCATGCCGATCATCGAGGACTTCATGCGGGAACGGGGGCTCACGCTCTCACCCGAGAAGACCAAGATCACGCACATCGACGAGGGCTTCGATTTCCTCGGGCAAAACGTGCGCAAGTACAACGGCAAGCTGTTGATCAAGCCGTCGAAAGCGAACGTGGCGACCTTTTTGGAGAAAGTGCGCTCGGCGGTCAAAGGCAATAAGGCGCTGGATCAGCCTCGGCTGATTCGGATGCTCAACCCAATGATCCAAGGCTGGGCGAATTATCACCAGCACGTCGTGTCCAAAGCGACGTTCGCGCGTGTCGATCATGAGATTTGGCGTGTGTTGTGGCAGTGGGCCGTTCGTCGGCATCCGCAGAAAAGCAGCGTCTGGATCAAGCAGCGCTACTTCCACTCCGTAGGCACCCGTAACTGGGTGTTTGCGGCGGCGACGGGTGAAAGGTTCCCTGATGGGAACCCCATCCTGTCGTCACTGCGGAAGGCAACGGATACGCCCATTCGGCGACACCGGCCAATCAAGTTGGAAGCCAATCCATTCGACCCGACGTGGGAGACGTACTTTGAGGAGCGTGTAAGCCTCAAGATGCAGAACTCACTGCGGGGCAGGAAGAAGCTCATCAACCTCTGGTTGGCACAGGATCGTCGTTGTCCGATCTGCCAAGAGTTGATCACGCAGGAGACGGGGTGGCATGTCCACCACATCATTCGGCGGGTCGATGGCGGAAAGGATGGGAACACCAATCTCATCATGGTGCATCCAAACTGTCATAACCAGATTCACGTCAATGGTCTCAAGGTGGTGAAGCCGGTCCGCGAAAGCGGGCTTTGA
- a CDS encoding methyltransferase, producing MFPNPFKRPAPHKQPLFAPSTLKLSEKVHWLARRGLIDPLAYVQRHVRGDWGEIDEATRQANDVAIQQDNLMISQFRITPDLALIVKTSEDHETTVIQLPEERDLI from the coding sequence ATGTTCCCCAATCCGTTCAAGCGGCCAGCGCCGCACAAGCAACCGTTGTTCGCACCGAGTACGTTGAAGTTGAGCGAGAAGGTGCATTGGCTGGCCCGAAGAGGCCTGATCGACCCCTTAGCCTATGTCCAGCGCCATGTGCGCGGGGACTGGGGCGAGATCGATGAGGCCACACGCCAAGCCAACGACGTGGCGATCCAACAGGACAACCTGATGATCTCGCAGTTCAGGATCACGCCGGACCTGGCGCTAATCGTCAAGACCAGCGAGGACCACGAGACCACGGTGATCCAGCTTCCCGAAGAGCGGGACCTGATCTGA
- a CDS encoding methyltransferase → MALMFPRLARNFAKNGYYPTDEPTLERALNALMPSDGPMCILDPCAGEGVAIAEAAHALGREQAKAFAVEFDAERARHARGLVDHCLHADLMDTMVSKQSFGLLWLNPPYGDLSKDVNGNIGYQGQGRARLEKLFYQRSLSLLQYGGVLVFIVPGYVLDAELVGWLTRHYTDLRIYRAVETQFKQVVIFGRRVRQREQAPDGVKAVRSLLLQVGLGEVEAEELPSEWPFLPYIIPASPAEPEHFFRVTMEPEQFADEVGRLQGLWPSLDTHLGAAQQSLRPPARALSHWHLALALAAGAISGVVRSQTGRVLVVKGDTHKDKTLQREFTEREDGSIAETRILTDKFVPVIRAWDMTPGSATRGEVLTIR, encoded by the coding sequence ATGGCCCTCATGTTCCCGCGGCTCGCCCGCAATTTCGCCAAGAACGGGTACTACCCGACCGACGAACCCACGCTCGAAAGAGCCCTCAACGCACTGATGCCCAGCGACGGGCCGATGTGCATCCTCGATCCCTGCGCCGGCGAAGGCGTGGCGATCGCCGAAGCCGCCCATGCCCTCGGGCGCGAGCAGGCCAAGGCGTTCGCCGTCGAGTTCGACGCGGAGCGGGCACGCCATGCCCGAGGTCTGGTCGATCACTGCCTGCACGCGGACCTGATGGACACGATGGTCTCCAAACAGTCCTTCGGGTTGCTCTGGCTCAACCCGCCGTATGGCGACCTGTCCAAGGACGTCAACGGCAACATCGGATACCAGGGCCAGGGCCGTGCCCGCCTCGAAAAGCTGTTCTATCAGCGTTCGCTGTCGCTGTTGCAGTACGGCGGCGTGCTGGTCTTCATCGTTCCCGGCTACGTGCTCGACGCGGAGCTGGTCGGCTGGCTGACACGTCACTACACCGATCTGCGGATCTACCGAGCGGTGGAGACGCAGTTCAAGCAAGTGGTGATCTTCGGCCGAAGGGTGCGCCAGCGCGAGCAGGCCCCCGATGGCGTCAAGGCCGTGCGCAGCCTGCTGCTGCAGGTTGGGCTTGGCGAAGTCGAAGCCGAGGAACTTCCGAGCGAGTGGCCGTTCTTGCCATACATCATCCCCGCCAGTCCGGCCGAGCCGGAGCATTTCTTCCGCGTGACGATGGAGCCCGAACAGTTCGCCGACGAGGTTGGCAGGCTGCAAGGCCTCTGGCCGTCGCTGGACACGCACTTGGGGGCCGCGCAGCAGTCGCTGCGTCCACCGGCGCGAGCCTTGTCCCACTGGCATCTCGCCCTGGCCTTGGCCGCGGGCGCGATCTCCGGCGTTGTGCGCTCCCAGACGGGGCGCGTGCTCGTCGTCAAAGGTGACACCCACAAGGACAAGACGCTCCAGCGGGAATTCACCGAACGCGAAGACGGCTCCATCGCCGAGACCCGCATCCTCACCGACAAGTTTGTGCCCGTCATCCGCGCGTGGGACATGACGCCTGGCTCCGCGACACGGGGCGAGGTGTTAACCATCCGCTGA
- a CDS encoding signal peptide protein yields MDPILAALSPSLLALVEGSLSNDEVSSDEEMLEYFISNGLTEEQARQALTYRDQYLNNIYLDGFTPITAVDEALHFNPHTRQFEPD; encoded by the coding sequence ATGGACCCGATCCTGGCTGCGCTCTCACCCTCGCTGCTGGCACTCGTTGAAGGAAGTTTGTCCAACGACGAAGTGTCCTCCGACGAGGAGATGCTGGAGTACTTCATCAGCAACGGCCTCACCGAGGAACAGGCACGGCAGGCACTGACCTACCGCGACCAGTACCTCAACAACATCTACCTGGACGGCTTCACGCCGATCACGGCGGTGGACGAGGCGCTTCACTTCAACCCGCACACCCGGCAGTTCGAGCCGGACTGA
- a CDS encoding GTPase codes for MDRSLIKTLMPSLVAGHVPRNVRSFKYRVFDDQPQSSTLGFAIDPQPFDGKVVAANDDAIVVKLKPSEFAVLDPNLVTTVPSEGAKVHVQPYARRRFDGLRADTPEVVTEKTSDGTPYTITRHILGKAPAKLPIPEPQCMELGQLIEQLEEMPAPDGFRCITHMLVDAGARDFVWVDPKPSKIIETPPAISFTVSTTKFEGQVTILYDRGGDTYVVELHRDGELIDRHDEVYFDMLGDVLERLIDDGRWRLIDVSVIDAKAPRRRQAVPA; via the coding sequence ATGGATCGCTCTCTCATCAAGACCCTGATGCCTTCGCTTGTCGCAGGCCATGTGCCCCGCAACGTGCGGTCGTTCAAGTACCGCGTGTTCGATGATCAGCCGCAATCCTCGACGCTGGGCTTCGCCATCGATCCCCAACCCTTCGACGGCAAGGTGGTCGCGGCGAATGACGATGCCATCGTCGTCAAGCTCAAGCCCAGCGAGTTCGCGGTGCTCGACCCCAACCTGGTGACCACCGTCCCGAGCGAGGGCGCCAAGGTTCATGTCCAACCCTACGCCCGGCGACGTTTCGACGGCCTGCGCGCGGACACCCCGGAAGTCGTTACCGAGAAGACTTCGGATGGCACGCCTTACACCATCACGAGGCATATCCTCGGCAAAGCGCCCGCCAAGCTGCCCATTCCCGAGCCGCAGTGCATGGAACTGGGCCAACTCATCGAGCAGTTGGAGGAGATGCCCGCGCCCGACGGGTTCCGGTGCATCACCCACATGCTGGTCGATGCAGGTGCCCGCGACTTCGTCTGGGTCGATCCCAAGCCCTCCAAGATCATCGAGACCCCGCCGGCGATCAGCTTCACGGTTTCAACCACCAAGTTCGAGGGTCAGGTGACGATCCTCTACGACCGTGGCGGCGACACCTACGTGGTGGAGCTGCATCGCGACGGTGAATTGATCGATCGGCACGACGAGGTGTATTTCGACATGCTCGGTGACGTGCTGGAGCGGCTCATCGACGACGGGCGCTGGCGCCTGATCGACGTCAGCGTGATCGACGCCAAAGCTCCTCGGCGACGTCAGGCGGTTCCAGCCTGA
- a CDS encoding uridylate kinase, translating to MFPNLIPSTSDFEYQLGSCVNAMGQDDAIGQILVFERMSGTLHMRHVASVELVDTDIDDYEMVVFDGGNTSGDTWKHVFFPRQREHYFVYEA from the coding sequence ATGTTCCCCAACCTCATCCCTAGCACGTCCGACTTCGAGTACCAGCTCGGTTCCTGCGTCAATGCCATGGGCCAGGACGACGCCATCGGCCAGATCCTGGTATTCGAGCGCATGAGCGGCACGCTGCACATGCGCCATGTCGCCAGCGTCGAACTGGTGGACACCGACATTGACGACTACGAAATGGTCGTCTTCGACGGTGGCAACACCAGCGGCGATACATGGAAACATGTCTTCTTCCCACGTCAGCGAGAACACTACTTCGTGTACGAAGCCTGA
- a CDS encoding ABC transporter substrate-binding protein produces MSLKPNPFLRGYWNLKIVRTLCISYEDGSPHVWRIVHASQKHFSDEELISSSCIITSDFAVVKNGPQPVNAEVLAECDAGEGVSGEGVIGAVVYAIHGDDFDGRPIHVGDTYSAEAAREVVQRLSFETGYYSRCWEISSAHISEETGQYLANLADLATPEAFLFIAFRVPYSPAIGIKLISTPWTDKNLERVEGISAEQLRQEHRSKGMPDDLANVIELAGQADVRILILDADAPVLLGLPLAES; encoded by the coding sequence ATGTCCCTGAAACCCAATCCATTTCTCCGCGGCTACTGGAATCTGAAAATCGTCCGCACGCTGTGCATCAGCTACGAGGACGGAAGCCCGCATGTTTGGCGAATCGTCCACGCGAGCCAAAAGCACTTTTCCGACGAGGAACTGATTTCATCCTCGTGCATCATCACCAGCGATTTCGCCGTGGTCAAAAATGGTCCCCAACCCGTGAATGCCGAGGTACTGGCCGAATGCGATGCCGGAGAAGGTGTCAGCGGTGAAGGCGTAATCGGCGCCGTGGTCTATGCCATCCATGGCGACGACTTCGACGGCCGCCCCATCCACGTCGGCGATACCTATTCGGCTGAAGCGGCACGGGAAGTCGTGCAGCGCCTGAGTTTCGAGACCGGCTACTACAGCCGGTGCTGGGAAATCAGCAGTGCACACATAAGCGAGGAAACCGGCCAATACCTCGCCAACCTGGCAGACCTCGCCACGCCGGAGGCATTCCTGTTCATCGCGTTCCGGGTTCCTTACAGCCCGGCGATCGGCATCAAGCTGATCTCCACCCCCTGGACGGACAAGAACCTGGAGCGCGTCGAGGGGATCAGTGCGGAGCAGCTTCGCCAGGAGCACCGAAGCAAGGGCATGCCGGATGACCTGGCGAACGTCATTGAACTGGCCGGCCAGGCCGATGTGCGCATCCTGATTCTCGACGCCGACGCACCCGTGCTGTTGGGCCTGCCGTTGGCCGAGTCCTAG
- a CDS encoding DNA methyltransferase, which produces MNPQPCTLRGAPQAAPLLYGSVCSGIEAASLAWQPLGLEAAWFAEIDPFPSAVLAHRYPHVPNLGDMTAIARQVRAGTVPAPDILVGGTPCQSFSVAGARQGLDDPRGALTLAYVELANAIDQTRHQDRRPPATLVWENVPGVLNDRSNAFGHFLGALAGEGRALQPPGEKWAHAGCVSGPRRRIAWRVLDAQYFGVAQRRKRVFLVASGGDGLDPTEVLFERAGLLGDSSAGRAPWQEAARATEPGAAAAGGYAGFAGLTQPYGKVTTMFGFSGGTGPVDVAACLMAAGPKHDIRTETFMVQSVAGSIAHTLDTANNGKGSSEDGTGKGVPIIAFTAQGSGADATIDLTPTLRAGGHRNSHANAGVVPAIAFAQNNRGEVRFESGHGQVACTVLSNGKPGYGVPMVTCVALRGRPQGLAAELGGSVAAALRTSGGGADKPHVLAPDFEAHFRYDWNDPGPGDWSQWRVRRLMPMECERLQGMPDDYTLIPYRGKPAADAPRYKAIGNSMAVPCMAWLGNRLVQCLHKTGSTASD; this is translated from the coding sequence ATGAACCCGCAACCTTGCACCCTTCGCGGTGCGCCCCAGGCCGCGCCACTGCTGTATGGCAGCGTGTGCAGCGGCATCGAGGCCGCGAGCCTCGCCTGGCAACCCCTCGGCCTTGAAGCCGCGTGGTTCGCCGAGATCGACCCGTTCCCGAGCGCCGTGCTCGCTCACCGTTACCCCCACGTGCCCAACCTGGGCGACATGACCGCGATCGCCCGTCAGGTGCGCGCCGGCACCGTGCCGGCGCCCGACATCCTGGTCGGCGGCACGCCATGCCAGTCGTTCAGCGTTGCCGGCGCCCGCCAGGGACTGGATGACCCGCGCGGCGCCTTGACCCTTGCCTATGTGGAGCTTGCAAATGCCATCGACCAAACCCGCCACCAAGACCGCCGCCCGCCGGCAACGCTCGTCTGGGAAAACGTCCCCGGCGTCCTCAACGACCGCAGCAATGCCTTCGGACATTTCCTGGGCGCACTGGCCGGCGAAGGCCGTGCGCTCCAGCCGCCAGGGGAAAAATGGGCGCACGCTGGTTGTGTGTCTGGACCCCGCCGCCGCATCGCCTGGCGCGTGCTCGACGCTCAATATTTCGGTGTCGCCCAACGCCGCAAGCGCGTGTTTCTTGTGGCAAGTGGTGGAGATGGTCTCGATCCCACCGAAGTACTTTTTGAGCGCGCAGGCCTGCTCGGGGATTCTTCTGCGGGCCGCGCGCCGTGGCAAGAAGCTGCCCGCGCTACTGAACCGGGTGCTGCAGCAGCAGGCGGATACGCAGGATTCGCCGGGCTGACGCAGCCCTACGGCAAGGTCACCACGATGTTCGGATTCAGCGGCGGCACCGGCCCCGTCGATGTTGCGGCATGCCTGATGGCCGCGGGTCCCAAGCACGACATCCGCACCGAGACGTTCATGGTGCAGTCCGTCGCCGGCAGCATCGCCCATACCCTCGACACCGCCAACAACGGCAAGGGCAGCAGCGAGGACGGCACCGGCAAGGGCGTGCCGATCATCGCCTTCACCGCCCAGGGCAGCGGCGCGGATGCCACGATCGACCTGACGCCAACGCTGCGTGCCGGCGGGCATCGCAACAGTCATGCAAACGCCGGCGTCGTACCCGCCATCGCCTTCGCGCAGAACAACCGCGGCGAAGTGCGCTTCGAGTCAGGCCATGGACAGGTAGCTTGCACCGTCCTGTCCAACGGCAAGCCGGGCTACGGCGTGCCCATGGTGACCTGCGTTGCCCTCCGGGGACGGCCGCAGGGTCTTGCCGCCGAGCTGGGCGGCAGCGTAGCGGCCGCGCTGCGTACCAGCGGCGGCGGTGCTGACAAGCCCCATGTGCTGGCCCCCGACTTCGAGGCCCATTTCCGCTACGACTGGAACGACCCCGGCCCCGGCGACTGGTCGCAATGGCGGGTGCGGCGGCTGATGCCGATGGAGTGCGAGCGGCTGCAGGGCATGCCCGACGACTACACGCTGATCCCGTATCGCGGGAAGCCTGCCGCTGACGCTCCGCGCTACAAGGCGATCGGCAACTCCATGGCCGTCCCATGCATGGCTTGGCTGGGCAACCGGCTGGTGCAGTGCCTGCACAAGACGGGCTCGACCGCTTCGGATTGA
- a CDS encoding DNA topoisomerase III, protein MRLFLCEKPSQGKDIGRILGATQRGEGCLNGSGVTVTWCIGHLVEAAAPEVYDTALKRWSLEQLPIIPQHWRVEVKPKTATQFKVVKALLAKATQLVIATDADREGELIAREIIDLCGYRGPIERLWLSALNDASIRAALGKLRPSAETLPMYYSALARSRADWLVGMNLSRLFTVLGRQAGYDGVLSVGRVQTPTLKLVVDRDREIAAFVSVPYWAIDVSLSAGGQTFTTQWVPPKACTDDAGRCLQQPIAQHAAQQIRVADSAQVVSVETERVREGPPLPFDLGTLQEVCSKQLGLDVQETLDIAQALYETHKATTYPRSDSGYLPESMFAEVPTVLDSLVKTDPSLRPIMDQLDRTQRSRAWNDAKVSAHHGIIPTLEPANLSTMSEKELAVYRLIRAHYLAQFLPHHEFDRTVANLSCGQQTLAATGKQVVVKGWRLVLAEPQIEEDGAPAARSQVLPALREGLACQVADVDLKALKTLPPRSYTQGELVKSMKGVAKLVSDPRLKQKLKDTVGIGTEATRANIISGLLTRGYLVKKGRAIRASDAAFTLIDAVPTAIADPGTTAVWEQALDMIEAGQLTLDVFISKQAAWISQLIAQYGNTSLSIKVPQGPACPQCGAPTRQRTGKSGPFWSCSRYPDCKGTLPVESGTSKRSASRPRSGGRKGS, encoded by the coding sequence ATGCGGCTGTTCTTGTGCGAGAAGCCCTCCCAGGGCAAAGACATTGGCCGGATTCTCGGTGCCACGCAGCGCGGTGAAGGCTGCCTCAACGGTTCCGGCGTCACCGTCACCTGGTGCATCGGCCATCTCGTCGAAGCGGCAGCCCCCGAGGTCTATGACACGGCGCTCAAGCGCTGGTCGCTGGAGCAGTTGCCCATCATTCCTCAGCACTGGCGGGTCGAGGTCAAACCGAAAACCGCCACGCAGTTCAAGGTCGTCAAGGCGCTTCTGGCGAAGGCGACCCAGCTTGTCATCGCCACTGATGCCGACCGCGAAGGCGAGTTGATCGCCCGCGAGATCATCGATCTGTGCGGCTACCGCGGTCCCATCGAGCGGCTGTGGCTGTCGGCGCTCAACGATGCGTCCATCCGCGCCGCGCTCGGCAAGCTCCGGCCGTCGGCCGAGACCCTGCCGATGTACTACTCGGCACTGGCGCGCTCTCGGGCGGACTGGCTCGTCGGCATGAACCTCAGCCGCTTGTTCACGGTGCTGGGACGACAGGCCGGCTATGACGGCGTGCTGTCGGTCGGCCGCGTCCAGACCCCCACGCTCAAACTGGTCGTGGACCGCGACCGCGAGATCGCCGCCTTCGTGTCCGTGCCGTACTGGGCCATCGACGTGTCCCTGTCCGCTGGTGGCCAGACTTTCACCACGCAATGGGTTCCCCCGAAAGCATGCACCGACGACGCCGGCCGCTGCCTGCAGCAGCCCATCGCGCAGCACGCCGCGCAGCAGATCCGCGTCGCGGACAGCGCCCAGGTGGTGTCGGTCGAAACTGAGCGCGTGCGGGAAGGCCCGCCGCTGCCGTTCGACCTGGGGACCTTGCAGGAGGTGTGTTCCAAGCAGCTTGGGCTGGATGTGCAGGAGACCTTGGACATTGCTCAGGCCCTGTACGAGACGCACAAGGCCACGACGTACCCGCGCTCCGATTCGGGATACCTGCCCGAAAGCATGTTCGCCGAGGTGCCAACGGTTCTCGACAGCCTGGTCAAGACCGATCCGTCGCTGCGACCGATCATGGACCAGCTCGACCGCACTCAACGCTCACGCGCCTGGAACGACGCAAAGGTATCCGCGCACCACGGCATCATCCCGACGCTCGAACCGGCGAACCTCTCGACCATGAGTGAGAAGGAACTGGCAGTGTATCGGCTGATCCGGGCGCACTACCTGGCGCAATTCCTTCCTCACCACGAGTTCGACCGCACCGTGGCGAACCTCTCCTGCGGCCAGCAGACGCTGGCGGCCACCGGCAAGCAGGTCGTCGTCAAGGGTTGGCGCCTGGTGCTGGCCGAACCGCAAATTGAGGAGGATGGCGCCCCTGCGGCGCGCAGCCAGGTACTGCCCGCGCTGCGCGAGGGGCTGGCATGTCAGGTGGCCGACGTCGATCTGAAGGCGCTCAAGACGCTGCCCCCTCGGTCTTATACGCAAGGCGAGTTGGTCAAGTCCATGAAGGGCGTCGCCAAACTGGTCTCGGACCCGCGCCTGAAACAGAAGCTCAAGGATACGGTCGGCATCGGAACCGAAGCGACGCGGGCCAACATCATCAGTGGCCTGCTGACGCGGGGCTACCTCGTGAAGAAGGGCCGCGCCATCCGTGCCTCGGATGCGGCCTTCACCCTGATCGACGCGGTACCCACAGCGATTGCCGACCCAGGGACAACCGCCGTCTGGGAACAGGCGCTGGACATGATCGAAGCTGGGCAGCTCACGCTGGACGTATTCATCAGCAAGCAGGCTGCATGGATCTCACAGTTGATCGCGCAGTACGGCAACACGTCCCTGTCCATCAAGGTTCCCCAAGGGCCGGCTTGCCCGCAGTGCGGCGCGCCCACGCGCCAGCGCACCGGCAAGAGCGGCCCGTTCTGGTCGTGCAGCCGCTACCCCGACTGCAAAGGCACTCTGCCGGTCGAATCCGGCACGTCCAAGCGTAGTGCCTCGCGTCCGCGCAGTGGCGGCCGCAAAGGCTCCTGA
- a CDS encoding single-stranded DNA-binding protein (binds to single stranded DNA and may facilitate the binding and interaction of other proteins to DNA), whose amino-acid sequence MSTHFSGEGNIGSPPEYREFPNGNDEPSRLLRLNVYFDNPVPKKDGTFEDRGGFWAPVEIWHRDAEHWKDLYQKGMRVLVVGRMEREPWTDNEDQPRETWQINARSVGILPFRIESVTLSPKLQEAEPKPQAAQEPAAPKESKRRK is encoded by the coding sequence ATGAGCACGCATTTTTCCGGCGAAGGCAACATCGGCTCGCCACCGGAGTACCGCGAATTCCCCAACGGCAACGACGAACCCAGCCGCCTGCTGCGCCTGAACGTCTATTTCGATAACCCCGTACCCAAGAAGGATGGCACCTTTGAGGATCGGGGCGGCTTCTGGGCGCCGGTGGAAATCTGGCACCGCGACGCCGAGCACTGGAAGGACCTGTACCAGAAAGGCATGCGCGTGCTGGTCGTCGGCCGCATGGAGCGCGAACCCTGGACGGACAACGAGGATCAGCCGCGCGAGACCTGGCAGATCAATGCGCGCAGCGTCGGCATCCTGCCGTTCCGCATCGAATCCGTGACCCTCAGCCCAAAGCTGCAGGAGGCAGAGCCCAAGCCCCAGGCCGCGCAGGAACCGGCTGCGCCGAAAGAATCCAAACGCAGGAAGTGA
- a CDS encoding integrase, whose translation MSDPNQPTRYFRGLQQGAFMRLEHAASLKGLLKPFKGKGDFEAWASQCFAMRDELIALAQRQVLEQACGHPFHLLSIELAQQTTGAGTVFLRWRRHDRSAMGVALWRELIASTSTPVNLLADLHAIELQRITLNMQISLLHTLGRQAQECASKAAQADDAYLRRLTPIPAAMRDR comes from the coding sequence ATGAGCGATCCGAACCAACCGACCCGCTACTTCCGAGGCCTGCAACAGGGTGCCTTCATGCGGCTGGAACACGCAGCCTCTCTAAAAGGCCTTTTAAAGCCTTTTAAGGGTAAAGGGGACTTCGAGGCCTGGGCCAGCCAGTGCTTCGCCATGCGCGACGAGTTGATTGCCCTGGCACAGCGACAGGTGCTGGAGCAGGCATGCGGGCACCCCTTCCACCTGCTGTCCATCGAACTGGCCCAACAGACCACCGGCGCAGGAACCGTCTTCTTGCGCTGGCGCAGGCACGACAGGTCGGCCATGGGCGTGGCGCTGTGGCGGGAGCTGATCGCCAGCACCAGCACGCCCGTCAACCTGCTGGCCGACCTGCACGCGATCGAGCTGCAGCGCATCACGTTGAACATGCAGATCAGCCTGCTGCACACCTTGGGCAGGCAGGCGCAGGAATGCGCCAGCAAGGCGGCCCAGGCGGACGACGCCTACCTGCGCCGACTCACGCCCATTCCCGCCGCAATGCGCGATCGATGA
- a CDS encoding conjugal transfer protein produces MATNEPLQLNLGSLRSAMSLTLHTHHASRIWHGRAATEGRPGIVGLNGYIAQMNKMRRGSEQDDPYSDFWMLRIEEKLDHTKATLQSLREQVDQALASVPPALSLGENLNVQPVKLPLFVNAQLGFAAVYLLADYDDIARKLILAHHTALIDRSTLERWLNEGAHSLRSLFSLAQQYRYSGCTRDDFASKNAAARAALEKYGELPQDVLEGTRRSKFAPPIVRRGLQQRSDGPAEAPPPGDEATTAEPPETAADEDEPA; encoded by the coding sequence ATGGCAACCAATGAACCTCTGCAACTGAATCTCGGCTCCCTGCGCAGTGCGATGTCGCTGACCCTGCACACCCACCACGCTTCCCGCATCTGGCACGGCCGCGCCGCCACCGAGGGGCGACCGGGCATCGTCGGCCTGAACGGCTACATCGCTCAGATGAACAAGATGCGGCGGGGCTCGGAGCAGGACGACCCGTACAGCGACTTCTGGATGCTGCGCATCGAGGAAAAGCTCGACCACACCAAGGCCACGCTGCAATCGCTGCGCGAGCAGGTGGACCAGGCGCTGGCGAGCGTGCCGCCAGCGCTTAGCCTGGGCGAAAACCTCAACGTGCAGCCGGTCAAGCTGCCGCTCTTCGTCAACGCGCAGCTCGGCTTTGCCGCGGTCTATCTTCTGGCCGACTACGACGACATCGCCCGCAAGCTGATCCTCGCCCATCACACCGCGCTCATTGACCGCAGCACCTTGGAACGCTGGCTCAACGAGGGCGCACATTCACTGCGCAGCCTGTTCTCGCTGGCCCAGCAGTACCGCTATTCGGGCTGCACACGCGATGATTTCGCGTCGAAGAATGCCGCAGCGCGGGCCGCGCTGGAGAAGTACGGCGAACTGCCGCAGGACGTGCTGGAAGGCACTCGCCGCTCGAAGTTTGCGCCGCCCATCGTGCGCCGTGGCCTGCAGCAGCGCAGCGACGGTCCTGCCGAAGCACCTCCGCCCGGAGATGAAGCCACCACCGCAGAGCCGCCCGAAACCGCAGCCGACGAGGACGAGCCGGCATGA